From Desmodus rotundus isolate HL8 chromosome 12, HLdesRot8A.1, whole genome shotgun sequence, one genomic window encodes:
- the CCDC102A gene encoding coiled-coil domain-containing protein 102A isoform X1, whose protein sequence is MSHGPSPRLAESPQLSKGSLLTILGSPSPERMGPADSLPPTPPSGTPSPGPPPTLPLPPAPSTLLADGDWESREELRLRELEEARARAAQMEKTMRWWSDCTANWREKWSKVRAERNRAREEVRQLRQRLDALTKELAGARRERQEVQGECEARGRELARLRGARGATDLTPDGPETEPEREHEPVRDVGSERPQSSQELELVENLLKSRPEEPEGCWEARSVGAGGPRGSSGRQERSRLPWEDMAAIEEDASKLTALRLRLDESQKVLLKEREDKLALSRNIEKLEGELSQWKIKYEELSKTKQEMLKQLSILKEAHQDELGRMSEDLEDELGARSSMDRKLAELRGEMERLQAENAAEWGRRERLETEKLGLERENKKLRAQVGDLEEALARRRRQTASALDCDLRASQAALFEKNKELADLKHVHGKLKKQFQEKVAELAHANRRVEQHEAEVKKLRLRVEELKKELAQAEDEARLAQPKVTPMLLALLTPQLDEAHNQARKLQRSLDEQTELSENLQVQLEHVQSRLRRQQQNAPLFGKIRSARFGTEEAGDGASDLDEDEDLQIQVA, encoded by the exons ATGAGCCACGGGCCGAGCCCCCGTCTGGCCGAGTCCCCGCAGCTGTCCAAAGGCAGCCTCCTGACCATCCTCGGCAGCCCGTCGCCTGAGCGCATGGGGCCAGCTGACTCGCTGCCTCCCACACCGCCCAGCGGCACGCCCTCCCCTgggccgccccccaccctgccgtTGCCGCCGGCACCCTCGACGCTGCTTGCGGACGGGGACTGGGAGAGCCGCGAGGAGCTCCGACTGCGGGAGCTGGAGGAGGCACGCGCGAGGGCAGCTCAGATGGAGAAGACCATGCGCTGGTGGTCGGACTGCACTGCTAACTGGCGTGAGAAGTGGAGCAAGGTGCGCGCAGAGCGCAACCGCGCGCGCGAAGAAGTGCGCCAGCTGCGGCAGCGCCTGGACGCACTCACCAAGGAGCTGGCTGGTGCCCGCCGTGAGCGCCAAGAGGTGCAGGGCGAGTGCGAGGCGCGGGGCCGAGAGCTGGCGCGGCTTCGTGGTGCCCGGGGAGCCACTGACCTGACGCCCGATGGACCCGAGACGGAGCCGGAACGGGAGCACGAGCCAGTGCGTGATGTTGGGTCAGAGAGGCCCCAAAGCAGCCAG GAGCTGGAGCTGGTGGAGAACCTGCTGAAGAGCAGACCAGAAGAGCCCGAGGGCTGCTGGGAGGCGCGCAGTGTAGGAGCTGGGGGCCCACGGGGCAGCTCGGGCCGCCAGGAGCGCAGCCGGTTGCCCTGGGAGGACATGGCCGCCATCGAGGAGGACGCCTCCAAGTTGACAGCCCTGCGGCTGCGGCTGGATGAGTCCCAGAAGGTGCTCCTCAAGGAACGAGA ggATAAACTGGCACTGAGCAGGAACATTGAGAAGCTGGAGGGGGAGCTCAGCCAATGGAAGATCAAGTACGAGGAGCTGAGCAAGACCAAGCAGGAGATGCTCAAGCAA CTCAGCATCCTGAAGGAGGCTCACCAGGACGAGCTGGGCCGCATGTCCGAAGACCTGGAGGACGAGCTGGGTGCAAGGTCCAGCATGGACAGGAAGCTGGCCGAGCTGAGGGGCGAG ATGGAGCGGCTGCAGGCAGAGAATGCAGCCGAGTGGGGTCGCCGAGAGCGGCTGGAGACCGAGAAGCTGGGCCTGGAACGGGAGAACAAAAAGCTGCGGGCGCAGGTCGGGGACCTGGAGGAGGCCCTGGCACGGAGGCGGCGGCAAACAGCCAGCGCACTGGACTGTGACCTGCGGGCCAGCCAGGCTGCGCTCTTCGAGAAGAACAAG GAGCTGGCAGACCTGAAGCATGTGCATGGCAAGCTGAAGAAACAGTTCCAGGAGAAGGTGGCAGAGTTGGCACATGCCAACCGGCGGGTAGAGCAGCACGAGGCAGAGGTGAAGAAGCTGCGGCTGCGGGTGGAGGAGCTCAAGAAGGAGCTGGCCCAGGCCGAGGACGAG GCCAGGCTGGCCCAGCCCAAGGTGACCCCCATGCTACTGGCCCTGCTCACCCCGCAGCTGGATGAGGCCCACAACCAGGCACGTAAGCTGCAGCGGTCGCTGGACGAGCAGACGGAGCTGAGCGAGAACCTGCAGGTGCAGCTAGAGCATGTGCAGTCCAG GCTGCGCAGGCAGCAGCAGAACGCCCCCCTCTTCGGGAAGATCCGCAGTGCTCGCTTTGGCACCGAGGAAGCTGGGGATGGAGCCAGCGACCTGGACGAGGACGAGGACCTGCAGATCCAGGTGGCCTAG
- the CCDC102A gene encoding coiled-coil domain-containing protein 102A isoform X2: MSHGPSPRLAESPQLSKGSLLTILGSPSPERMGPADSLPPTPPSGTPSPGPPPTLPLPPAPSTLLADGDWESREELRLRELEEARARAAQMEKTMRWWSDCTANWREKWSKVRAERNRAREEVRQLRQRLDALTKELAGARRERQEVQGECEARGRELARLRGARGATDLTPDGPETEPEREHEPVRDVGSERPQSSQELELVENLLKSRPEEPEGCWEARSVGAGGPRGSSGRQERSRLPWEDMAAIEEDASKLTALRLRLDESQKVLLKEREDKLALSRNIEKLEGELSQWKIKYEELSKTKQEMLKQLSILKEAHQDELGRMSEDLEDELGARSSMDRKLAELRGEMERLQAENAAEWGRRERLETEKLGLERENKKLRAQVGDLEEALARRRRQTASALDCDLRASQAALFEKNKELADLKHVHGKLKKQFQEKVAELAHANRRVEQHEAEVKKLRLRVEELKKELAQAEDELDEAHNQARKLQRSLDEQTELSENLQVQLEHVQSRLRRQQQNAPLFGKIRSARFGTEEAGDGASDLDEDEDLQIQVA, encoded by the exons ATGAGCCACGGGCCGAGCCCCCGTCTGGCCGAGTCCCCGCAGCTGTCCAAAGGCAGCCTCCTGACCATCCTCGGCAGCCCGTCGCCTGAGCGCATGGGGCCAGCTGACTCGCTGCCTCCCACACCGCCCAGCGGCACGCCCTCCCCTgggccgccccccaccctgccgtTGCCGCCGGCACCCTCGACGCTGCTTGCGGACGGGGACTGGGAGAGCCGCGAGGAGCTCCGACTGCGGGAGCTGGAGGAGGCACGCGCGAGGGCAGCTCAGATGGAGAAGACCATGCGCTGGTGGTCGGACTGCACTGCTAACTGGCGTGAGAAGTGGAGCAAGGTGCGCGCAGAGCGCAACCGCGCGCGCGAAGAAGTGCGCCAGCTGCGGCAGCGCCTGGACGCACTCACCAAGGAGCTGGCTGGTGCCCGCCGTGAGCGCCAAGAGGTGCAGGGCGAGTGCGAGGCGCGGGGCCGAGAGCTGGCGCGGCTTCGTGGTGCCCGGGGAGCCACTGACCTGACGCCCGATGGACCCGAGACGGAGCCGGAACGGGAGCACGAGCCAGTGCGTGATGTTGGGTCAGAGAGGCCCCAAAGCAGCCAG GAGCTGGAGCTGGTGGAGAACCTGCTGAAGAGCAGACCAGAAGAGCCCGAGGGCTGCTGGGAGGCGCGCAGTGTAGGAGCTGGGGGCCCACGGGGCAGCTCGGGCCGCCAGGAGCGCAGCCGGTTGCCCTGGGAGGACATGGCCGCCATCGAGGAGGACGCCTCCAAGTTGACAGCCCTGCGGCTGCGGCTGGATGAGTCCCAGAAGGTGCTCCTCAAGGAACGAGA ggATAAACTGGCACTGAGCAGGAACATTGAGAAGCTGGAGGGGGAGCTCAGCCAATGGAAGATCAAGTACGAGGAGCTGAGCAAGACCAAGCAGGAGATGCTCAAGCAA CTCAGCATCCTGAAGGAGGCTCACCAGGACGAGCTGGGCCGCATGTCCGAAGACCTGGAGGACGAGCTGGGTGCAAGGTCCAGCATGGACAGGAAGCTGGCCGAGCTGAGGGGCGAG ATGGAGCGGCTGCAGGCAGAGAATGCAGCCGAGTGGGGTCGCCGAGAGCGGCTGGAGACCGAGAAGCTGGGCCTGGAACGGGAGAACAAAAAGCTGCGGGCGCAGGTCGGGGACCTGGAGGAGGCCCTGGCACGGAGGCGGCGGCAAACAGCCAGCGCACTGGACTGTGACCTGCGGGCCAGCCAGGCTGCGCTCTTCGAGAAGAACAAG GAGCTGGCAGACCTGAAGCATGTGCATGGCAAGCTGAAGAAACAGTTCCAGGAGAAGGTGGCAGAGTTGGCACATGCCAACCGGCGGGTAGAGCAGCACGAGGCAGAGGTGAAGAAGCTGCGGCTGCGGGTGGAGGAGCTCAAGAAGGAGCTGGCCCAGGCCGAGGACGAG CTGGATGAGGCCCACAACCAGGCACGTAAGCTGCAGCGGTCGCTGGACGAGCAGACGGAGCTGAGCGAGAACCTGCAGGTGCAGCTAGAGCATGTGCAGTCCAG GCTGCGCAGGCAGCAGCAGAACGCCCCCCTCTTCGGGAAGATCCGCAGTGCTCGCTTTGGCACCGAGGAAGCTGGGGATGGAGCCAGCGACCTGGACGAGGACGAGGACCTGCAGATCCAGGTGGCCTAG
- the CCDC102A gene encoding coiled-coil domain-containing protein 102A isoform X3 yields the protein MSHGPSPRLAESPQLSKGSLLTILGSPSPERMGPADSLPPTPPSGTPSPGPPPTLPLPPAPSTLLADGDWESREELRLRELEEARARAAQMEKTMRWWSDCTANWREKWSKVRAERNRAREEVRQLRQRLDALTKELAGARRERQEVQGECEARGRELARLRGARGATDLTPDGPETEPEREHEPVRDVGSERPQSSQELELVENLLKSRPEEPEGCWEARSVGAGGPRGSSGRQERSRLPWEDMAAIEEDASKLTALRLRLDESQKVLLKEREDKLALSRNIEKLEGELSQWKIKYEELSKTKQEMLKQMERLQAENAAEWGRRERLETEKLGLERENKKLRAQVGDLEEALARRRRQTASALDCDLRASQAALFEKNKELADLKHVHGKLKKQFQEKVAELAHANRRVEQHEAEVKKLRLRVEELKKELAQAEDEARLAQPKVTPMLLALLTPQLDEAHNQARKLQRSLDEQTELSENLQVQLEHVQSRLRRQQQNAPLFGKIRSARFGTEEAGDGASDLDEDEDLQIQVA from the exons ATGAGCCACGGGCCGAGCCCCCGTCTGGCCGAGTCCCCGCAGCTGTCCAAAGGCAGCCTCCTGACCATCCTCGGCAGCCCGTCGCCTGAGCGCATGGGGCCAGCTGACTCGCTGCCTCCCACACCGCCCAGCGGCACGCCCTCCCCTgggccgccccccaccctgccgtTGCCGCCGGCACCCTCGACGCTGCTTGCGGACGGGGACTGGGAGAGCCGCGAGGAGCTCCGACTGCGGGAGCTGGAGGAGGCACGCGCGAGGGCAGCTCAGATGGAGAAGACCATGCGCTGGTGGTCGGACTGCACTGCTAACTGGCGTGAGAAGTGGAGCAAGGTGCGCGCAGAGCGCAACCGCGCGCGCGAAGAAGTGCGCCAGCTGCGGCAGCGCCTGGACGCACTCACCAAGGAGCTGGCTGGTGCCCGCCGTGAGCGCCAAGAGGTGCAGGGCGAGTGCGAGGCGCGGGGCCGAGAGCTGGCGCGGCTTCGTGGTGCCCGGGGAGCCACTGACCTGACGCCCGATGGACCCGAGACGGAGCCGGAACGGGAGCACGAGCCAGTGCGTGATGTTGGGTCAGAGAGGCCCCAAAGCAGCCAG GAGCTGGAGCTGGTGGAGAACCTGCTGAAGAGCAGACCAGAAGAGCCCGAGGGCTGCTGGGAGGCGCGCAGTGTAGGAGCTGGGGGCCCACGGGGCAGCTCGGGCCGCCAGGAGCGCAGCCGGTTGCCCTGGGAGGACATGGCCGCCATCGAGGAGGACGCCTCCAAGTTGACAGCCCTGCGGCTGCGGCTGGATGAGTCCCAGAAGGTGCTCCTCAAGGAACGAGA ggATAAACTGGCACTGAGCAGGAACATTGAGAAGCTGGAGGGGGAGCTCAGCCAATGGAAGATCAAGTACGAGGAGCTGAGCAAGACCAAGCAGGAGATGCTCAAGCAA ATGGAGCGGCTGCAGGCAGAGAATGCAGCCGAGTGGGGTCGCCGAGAGCGGCTGGAGACCGAGAAGCTGGGCCTGGAACGGGAGAACAAAAAGCTGCGGGCGCAGGTCGGGGACCTGGAGGAGGCCCTGGCACGGAGGCGGCGGCAAACAGCCAGCGCACTGGACTGTGACCTGCGGGCCAGCCAGGCTGCGCTCTTCGAGAAGAACAAG GAGCTGGCAGACCTGAAGCATGTGCATGGCAAGCTGAAGAAACAGTTCCAGGAGAAGGTGGCAGAGTTGGCACATGCCAACCGGCGGGTAGAGCAGCACGAGGCAGAGGTGAAGAAGCTGCGGCTGCGGGTGGAGGAGCTCAAGAAGGAGCTGGCCCAGGCCGAGGACGAG GCCAGGCTGGCCCAGCCCAAGGTGACCCCCATGCTACTGGCCCTGCTCACCCCGCAGCTGGATGAGGCCCACAACCAGGCACGTAAGCTGCAGCGGTCGCTGGACGAGCAGACGGAGCTGAGCGAGAACCTGCAGGTGCAGCTAGAGCATGTGCAGTCCAG GCTGCGCAGGCAGCAGCAGAACGCCCCCCTCTTCGGGAAGATCCGCAGTGCTCGCTTTGGCACCGAGGAAGCTGGGGATGGAGCCAGCGACCTGGACGAGGACGAGGACCTGCAGATCCAGGTGGCCTAG